A part of Olleya sp. Bg11-27 genomic DNA contains:
- a CDS encoding PDZ domain-containing protein — protein sequence MKRFLPLVFVLLCFTTALQAQINQDCKNTCTIDKIVYETAFLGVQFGSPCNKESDSDKGVVILKVIEGTAAADNKLQPYDLIVAIDGLEVNRRGDAMNAVKAYEPFDTVRFTLLRDGKTLVKTITLGAKTSKVIQEVVCCDEAISSLSKENISLYPNPAVSELNIAFKEVIQGEYNFAVYMTNGVLVKQYNKRFVKGDLNESINVDKLEDGVYVLKITKDDTTYSNLFVVKRN from the coding sequence ATGAAAAGATTTTTACCTTTAGTTTTTGTGTTATTATGTTTTACAACAGCGTTACAAGCACAAATAAACCAAGATTGCAAAAATACATGTACAATAGATAAGATTGTTTACGAAACGGCTTTTTTAGGTGTGCAATTTGGAAGTCCTTGTAATAAAGAGAGTGATTCAGACAAGGGAGTTGTCATTTTAAAAGTAATTGAAGGTACTGCGGCAGCAGATAATAAATTACAGCCTTACGACCTTATAGTGGCTATTGATGGTTTAGAAGTTAACAGACGTGGTGATGCAATGAATGCTGTAAAGGCATATGAGCCTTTTGATACAGTGAGGTTTACTCTTTTAAGAGATGGTAAAACACTTGTTAAAACGATTACTTTAGGTGCTAAGACAAGTAAAGTGATACAAGAGGTTGTGTGTTGTGATGAGGCAATATCATCATTGTCTAAAGAAAATATCAGCTTATATCCAAACCCTGCAGTTAGTGAGTTAAATATTGCATTTAAAGAAGTGATTCAAGGGGAATATAATTTTGCTGTTTATATGACTAATGGTGTATTAGTAAAACAATATAACAAACGTTTTGTGAAAGGTGATTTAAATGAAAGTATAAATGTTGACAAACTAGAAGATGGTGTTTATGTTTTAAAAATTACTAAAGACGATACGACGTATTCTAATTTGTTTGTAGTTAAGAGGAATTAA
- a CDS encoding BlaI/MecI/CopY family transcriptional regulator, giving the protein MKALTKAEEDIMQVLWQLNKANVKQIIEEFPDPKPAYNTVSTIVRILESKGFVNYEKQGKGHIYFPILKKQDYSNQSINKLVDNYFQGSFKSMVSFFVKKNDISLDELESVLEDINKKE; this is encoded by the coding sequence ATGAAAGCACTTACCAAAGCAGAAGAAGATATCATGCAAGTTTTATGGCAGTTAAATAAAGCTAATGTAAAGCAAATTATTGAAGAATTCCCTGACCCGAAACCTGCTTATAATACAGTGTCTACTATTGTCAGGATTCTAGAGTCTAAGGGATTTGTCAATTATGAAAAGCAAGGTAAAGGACATATTTATTTTCCGATACTGAAAAAACAAGATTATAGTAATCAATCCATTAATAAGCTTGTCGATAATTATTTTCAAGGCTCTTTTAAAAGTATGGTATCCTTTTTTGTTAAAAAAAATGACATTAGTTTGGACGAGTTAGAATCCGTTTTGGAAGACATTAATAAAAAAGAATAG
- a CDS encoding response regulator: MENTILKILMVDDHPMIIEGYQHTLLENKKEHQTLQIDIATDCDSALDAIQKSKNIGKPYDIYFFDISIPQSKDGIYKSGEDLAKYVKQTQPESKVVILTMFNEVYRIHSIIKTINPEGFLIKSDLTSSELASAFDAIQNNPPFYTGTINKIIKRSIFNPIEVDDLNHKMLYFLSLGVRTKDLVQHLGITLSAIEKRKKNLKELFAVDDGKDKTLIDLAKEKGYI, from the coding sequence ATGGAGAACACGATTTTGAAAATATTAATGGTAGATGATCACCCAATGATTATTGAGGGCTACCAACATACATTATTGGAAAACAAAAAGGAACATCAAACATTGCAAATAGATATTGCTACAGATTGCGATTCTGCTTTAGACGCCATTCAAAAATCAAAAAATATTGGTAAACCGTATGATATTTATTTTTTTGATATCAGTATTCCTCAGTCAAAAGATGGTATTTATAAGTCTGGTGAAGATTTAGCTAAGTATGTTAAACAAACGCAACCAGAATCTAAAGTAGTCATATTGACCATGTTTAATGAAGTGTACCGAATACACAGCATCATTAAAACGATTAATCCCGAAGGGTTCTTAATTAAGAGTGATTTAACTTCTAGTGAGTTAGCTAGTGCTTTTGATGCCATTCAAAACAATCCTCCGTTTTATACAGGAACTATAAATAAAATTATAAAGAGAAGTATTTTCAATCCAATAGAGGTAGATGACTTAAATCACAAAATGCTTTATTTTTTATCGTTAGGTGTTAGAACAAAGGATTTGGTGCAACATTTAGGTATAACCTTGAGTGCAATAGAAAAGCGTAAAAAAAATCTAAAAGAACTGTTTGCTGTAGATGACGGTAAAGACAAAACTTTGATTGATTTAGCTAAGGAAAAAGGGTACATTTAA
- a CDS encoding DUF456 domain-containing protein, with protein MDIIFTLLGFLFMVLGLAGSLLPILPGPPLSWLGLLLIYMTDAVPNNITFLITTLIIALAIFILDYFIPAMGTKRFGGSKAGVTGSTIGLIIGLLAPIPGGIIIGPFVGAFIGEKSNNANTDKALKVAFGSFLGFVTGAFIKLIIAIIYFGYFIQAFWSYKNLML; from the coding sequence ATGGATATTATATTTACATTATTAGGGTTTCTATTCATGGTTTTAGGATTAGCTGGAAGCTTACTACCTATTCTACCTGGACCACCTCTAAGTTGGCTTGGATTATTGTTAATATATATGACAGATGCAGTTCCAAACAATATTACTTTCTTAATAACAACATTAATAATTGCCCTTGCGATTTTTATTTTGGACTATTTTATACCGGCAATGGGCACAAAACGTTTTGGCGGAAGTAAAGCAGGAGTTACAGGTTCCACTATCGGACTAATTATTGGTTTATTAGCACCAATACCTGGAGGCATAATTATAGGCCCCTTTGTCGGTGCATTTATCGGAGAAAAATCGAATAACGCTAATACAGATAAAGCATTAAAAGTTGCCTTTGGTTCTTTTTTAGGTTTTGTAACAGGAGCCTTTATAAAACTTATAATCGCGATTATTTATTTTGGATATTTTATACAAGCCTTTTGGTCCTATAAAAATCTCATGTTATAA
- a CDS encoding tetratricopeptide repeat protein produces the protein MKPLGLIFCLLIFVPAKAQTSVLKTADSLYNYGYYAKAITFYKQLESGSQYFEKVAKAYVLLGNYDQAILYYGKALLVNPNNALVKFEQSKLLFQTNQLNQAKGLLIELVETDPFNPNYQFNLGLTYNALGKEDVAQAYFNKVYQLDDTHQKAIYELAKFNLQKRAFIKVEDYVVKGLQSYANNRRLIGLSAQNYYCQAAYHKSINQFLRLLDLGETTSFVYEKLGVCYTKVYNYSKAIKYLKLALATNPKDANIHYLLGLNYESIYEYQLAEEHVLDAINIKDIPLDEAYRKLGVLYNLQDKRPQAIEAFAHAINENPKVESSYFFKTFTQLMYYKDMEEKSKAVDTFCNQFPNGKYSEILKLKLEELRSDKFQNKTE, from the coding sequence ATGAAACCATTAGGTCTTATTTTTTGTCTATTAATCTTCGTCCCCGCTAAAGCACAAACTTCTGTTTTAAAAACGGCTGATAGTTTGTATAATTATGGATACTACGCCAAGGCAATTACATTTTATAAACAGTTGGAAAGTGGTTCTCAATATTTTGAAAAAGTAGCTAAAGCTTATGTGTTATTAGGTAATTATGATCAGGCAATACTCTACTATGGTAAAGCCTTGCTGGTTAATCCTAATAACGCTTTAGTGAAATTTGAACAGAGTAAATTGCTATTTCAAACGAATCAGCTTAATCAAGCAAAAGGATTGTTGATAGAACTAGTAGAAACAGATCCATTTAATCCAAATTATCAGTTTAATTTGGGACTTACTTATAATGCTTTAGGAAAAGAGGATGTTGCTCAAGCGTATTTTAATAAGGTCTATCAATTGGATGATACACATCAAAAGGCTATTTATGAACTGGCTAAATTTAATCTTCAAAAAAGAGCATTTATAAAAGTTGAAGACTATGTGGTAAAAGGATTGCAATCTTACGCTAATAACAGAAGGTTGATAGGCTTGAGTGCTCAAAATTACTATTGCCAAGCGGCTTATCATAAATCTATAAATCAGTTTTTAAGGCTTTTAGATTTGGGTGAAACGACATCCTTCGTTTATGAAAAACTTGGTGTTTGTTATACTAAGGTCTATAATTATAGCAAAGCCATTAAATACTTGAAGTTGGCTTTAGCTACCAATCCAAAGGATGCGAATATTCATTATCTTTTAGGTTTAAATTATGAAAGTATTTATGAATACCAATTGGCTGAAGAACATGTTTTAGATGCCATAAATATAAAAGATATACCTTTAGATGAAGCCTATCGTAAATTAGGTGTTTTGTATAATTTACAAGACAAGCGTCCTCAAGCTATAGAAGCTTTTGCGCATGCTATAAATGAGAATCCAAAAGTAGAATCTTCATATTTTTTTAAAACTTTTACGCAATTGATGTATTATAAAGATATGGAAGAGAAAAGCAAGGCGGTTGATACATTTTGTAATCAGTTTCCTAATGGTAAATATTCAGAAATTTTAAAACTAAAGCTTGAAGAATTAAGAAGTGATAAATTTCAAAATAAAACCGAATAA
- a CDS encoding M56 family metallopeptidase, whose product MLHFIFQTILFQLFFLIGYDLFLKRETFFNYNRVYLLITSVLSIVIPLIKIERFNHTFSGRYLINLPEIFIEVSGQNQIENSISTVSTLYLIVSVVMFGFFLLKLFRIVKLIRDNTKIKTANFTIVYLKTNNSAFSFFNYIFLGSNISKIDKEYILEHERIHVTHKHTIDLLWFETLKIIFWFNPLVYIYQNRVSNLHEFIADKSAVKANKSQYYQQLLQQVFSVKDYAFINPFFKQSLIKKRIIMLQKSNSKQTKLAKYLLLVPMVLGMLVYSSCSNGEPVSKDSDNNQITPTEMTIVEDVDVDDASNLQLDVPFSKLDQSPMFEVCQSITGKSEQKKCFSDQVTRHIATNFNTKLGKDLGLEKGEKRINVMFRIDKTGQIIEVKARAPHPDLEAEAIRLIKTLPKITPAMHEGKTVNVTYALPIMFKIN is encoded by the coding sequence ATGCTACACTTTATTTTTCAAACTATATTATTTCAGTTGTTTTTTTTAATAGGATATGATCTATTTTTAAAAAGGGAAACTTTTTTCAACTACAATAGGGTGTATTTATTAATCACTTCCGTATTGTCAATAGTGATTCCTCTTATTAAAATTGAACGTTTTAATCATACGTTTTCAGGACGGTATTTAATAAATTTACCAGAGATTTTTATTGAAGTCAGTGGTCAAAATCAAATAGAAAATTCCATATCGACAGTTAGTACCCTTTATCTCATAGTGTCTGTGGTTATGTTTGGATTTTTTTTGTTGAAACTCTTTAGAATAGTCAAGCTAATCAGGGATAATACAAAAATAAAGACTGCTAATTTTACTATTGTTTATTTGAAAACTAACAATTCGGCATTTTCATTTTTTAATTATATTTTTTTAGGAAGCAACATTTCTAAAATAGATAAAGAGTATATTTTGGAACATGAACGGATTCATGTAACCCATAAACATACCATCGATTTATTATGGTTTGAAACTTTAAAAATTATTTTCTGGTTTAATCCACTAGTTTATATCTATCAAAATAGAGTTAGTAATTTACACGAGTTTATTGCCGACAAAAGTGCAGTTAAAGCTAATAAATCTCAGTATTATCAACAGTTATTACAGCAGGTTTTCAGTGTGAAAGACTATGCTTTTATCAATCCTTTTTTTAAACAATCATTAATCAAAAAACGAATTATTATGTTACAGAAATCAAATTCAAAACAAACAAAATTAGCGAAGTATTTATTGTTAGTTCCTATGGTGCTAGGGATGTTGGTGTATTCTTCTTGTTCCAATGGGGAGCCCGTATCAAAAGATTCAGATAACAATCAAATAACACCAACAGAAATGACTATTGTAGAAGATGTTGATGTGGATGATGCGAGCAATTTGCAACTAGATGTGCCTTTTTCAAAATTAGATCAGTCTCCTATGTTTGAGGTTTGCCAGTCAATAACAGGTAAATCTGAACAGAAAAAATGCTTTTCAGATCAAGTGACAAGGCATATTGCAACTAATTTTAATACAAAATTAGGGAAAGATTTAGGCTTAGAAAAAGGCGAAAAACGCATTAATGTGATGTTCCGAATAGATAAAACTGGACAAATTATTGAGGTTAAAGCACGAGCGCCTCATCCTGATTTAGAAGCAGAAGCAATACGTTTAATTAAAACTTTGCCAAAAATTACTCCAGCTATGCACGAAGGTAAAACGGTAAATGTTACTTATGCTTTACCAATTATGTTTAAGATTAATTAA